The following proteins come from a genomic window of Malus domestica chromosome 02, GDT2T_hap1:
- the LOC103456382 gene encoding chaperone protein dnaJ 11, chloroplastic-like: MLSASSSTTFLTAPILSATSCPKTSTRVRFQPIRAFAAGSTYASAEAETPSYLRPRTMTSLYEILGIPAVATCQEIKSAYRKLARVCHPDVAAIERKDTSADEFMKIHAAYSTLSDPQKRADYDRQFMRRSRPLSSASGYSGYYTRRNWETDQCW; the protein is encoded by the coding sequence ATGCTTTCTGCTTCATCCTCCACCACATTCCTCACCGCTCCGATTCTCTCCGCCACATCCTGTCCTAAAACGTCGACACGTGTACGATTTCAGCCGATTCGCGCCTTCGCCGCCGGCTCCACTTACGCTTCTGCTGAGGCCGAGACGCCATCGTATCTCCGCCCTCGAACCATGACCTCGCTGTACGAAATCCTCGGCATACCAGCCGTCGCCACGTGTCAGGAGATCAAATCGGCGTACCGAAAATTGGCTCGGGTTTGCCACCCGGACGTGGCGGCGATCGAGCGCAAGGACACGTCGGCCGACGAGTTCATGAAAATTCACGCTGCCTACTCCACGCTATCAGATCCCCAAAAGCGCGCCGATTACGACCGGCAATTTATGCGGCGTAGCCGCCCGTTGTCTTCGGCGTCGGGATATTCCGGGTACTACACCCGCCGGAACTGGGAGACCGATCAGTGCTGGTAG
- the LOC103456392 gene encoding DNA-(apurinic or apyrimidinic site) endonuclease 2 — MKIVTYNVNGLRPRIAQFGSLLKLLNSLGADVICFQETKLRRQELTADLVMAEGYESFFSCTRTSERGRTGYSGVATFCRVNSAFSSDEVALPVVAEEGFTGVLDSGKGEMNAVAEGLEEFSRDELLKVDGEGRCVITDHGHFVLFNLYGPRAGGDDTERIEFKLKFFKILEKRWESLLRQGRRIFVVGDLNIAPTSLDRCDAQPDFENNQFRRWFRSMLVENGGSFFDVFRAKNPDRREAYTCWSQSSGAEEFNYGSRIDHILCAGVCLHQEQDLQSHNFVTCHVKECDILTQFKRWKPGNSLRWKGGQNIKLEGSDHAPVYTSLLEIPSVSQHSTPSLSARYIPMVRGLQQTIVSLLIKRQAAEQVTTDENFIKESSTEGERISPDQCCTPGAPSGDSCSSSQNSEVLCSKIYEHSSTFANEATCNTLVTLGGERKKTMCSNEAKKKAKRSSQLSLRSFFQKSPITSNSVSSSSVISSKGNFPDSNHLSNETPVPENQSGSPKQCELNSSASIQDSDEVDVYSLDKEKNNFALLEWQRLQQVMQNSIPLCKRHSEPCVARVVRKRGPNFGRRFYVCARAEGPASNPEANCNYFKWASSKPRQK, encoded by the exons atgaagatagtGACGTACAACGTGAACGGTCTGCGGCCGCGCATTGCCCAGTTCGGCTCTCTGCTCAAATTGCTGAATTCATTGGGCGCCGACGTCATCTGCTTCCAGGAAACCAAGCTGCGACGGCAGGAATTGACCGCCGACTTGGTCATGGCGGAGGGCTACGAGTCCTTTTTCTCCTGCACCCGCACCTCCGAAAGAGGCCGCACCGGGTACTCCG GTGTGGCGACGTTTTGCCGGGTGAATTCGGCGTTCTCGAGTGACGAAGTGGCGTTGCCGGTGGTGGCCGAGGAAGGATTCACTGGGGTTCTTGACAGTGGGAAAGGAGAAATGAATGCGGTTGCGGAGGGGCTTGAGGAGTTTTCGAGAGATGAGCTACTGAAGGTTGATGGCGAGGGGCGTTGTGTTATCACGGATCATGGGCATTTTG TTCTCTTCAATTTGTATGGGCCTCGAGCGGGGGGTGATGATACGGAAAGGATCGAGTTTAAGTTAAAGTTTTTCAAGATCTTAGAG AAAAGGTGGGAGTCTCTCCTGCGTCAGGGGAGGCGGATATTTGTTGTTGGTGATCTTAACATTGCACCCACTTCATTAGACCGTTGTGATGCGCAACCAGATTTTGAGAACAACCA ATTTAGAAGATGGTTTAGATCGATGTTGGTGGAAAATGGAGGCTCCTTCTTTGATGTTTTCAGGGCAAAGAATCCTGATAG AAGAGAAGCATACACATGCTGGTCACAAAGTTCAGGTGCTGAAGAATTTAATTATGGCTCTAGAATCGACCACATTCTGTGTGCAGGGGTATGCTTACACCAAGAGCAGGACTTGCAAAGCCATAACTTTGTAACTTGCCATGTCAAGGAATGTGACATATTGACACAATTTAAACGGTGGAAACCTGGAAATTCACTGAG GTGGAAGGGAGGGCAGAACATCAAACTCGAAGGCTCTGATCATGCTCCAGTTTACACAAGTTTACTGGAAATTCCTAGTGTTTCCCAGCATAGCACCCCATCTTTATCTGCTAGATACATTCCAATGGTTCGAGGTCTCCAACAAACCATTG TGTCGTTACTAATTAAAAGACAAGCTGCTGAACAAGTTACTACGgatgaaaatttcattaaagagAGTTCCACTGAGGGAGAAAGAATATCCCCTGACCAATGTTGCACACCCGGTGCACCTAGTGGCGACTCCTGTTCTTCGAGCCAAAACTCTGAAGTTCTATGTTCAAAAATATACGAGCATTCAAGCACTTTTGCTAATGAGGCCACTTGTAACACCTTGGTAACATTAGGTGGTGAACGTAAAAAAACAATGTGCAGCAATGAAGCTAAGAAAAAAGCAAAAAGGAGCTCCCAACTCTCATTGAGGTCATTTTTCCAGAAAAGTCCGATCACTAGCAACAGTGTGAGCAGCAGTAGTGTTATTTCTAGTAAGGGAAATTTTCCAGATTCTAATCATCTCTCAAATGAAACTCCAGTACCAGAAAATCAAAGTGGCAGTCCCAAGCAGTGTGAACTGAACTCAAGTGCATCAATTCAGGATAGCGATGAAGTAGATGTCTACTCTTTGGACAAAGAGAAGAATAATTTTGCGTTATTGGAGTGGCAAAGGTTACAGCAAGTCATGCAGAATAGCATACCACTTTGCAAGCGTCATAGTGAACCTTGTGTTGCTCGGGTTGTGAGGAAGCGAGGTCCTAATTTTGGACGCAGATTTTATGTCTGTGCACGTGCTGAG GGACCTGCATCTAATCCTGAAGCAAATTGTAATTATTTCAAATGGGCTTCCTCAAAACCTCGACAGAAATGA
- the LOC103400005 gene encoding transcription factor bHLH121-like isoform X2, translated as MDHWKSDDFSAASAPSSTQPLPCGRPHNSNSDSRQRLDVETKDPIVARKVQKADREKLRRDRLNEHFFELGNTLVHGARALILNKHGRPCYVGNADPDRPKNDKATILTDTIQMLKDLTTDVNKLKAECSALTDESRELTQEKNELREEKASLKSDIENLNVQYQQRLRVMFPWAGMDPSVVMAPPYSYPMPVAVPSGPIPMHPSLQSYPYFQAQNPAAMPNPCSTFVPYPAPANPPVQQPSPLYASISHLSSKQDSRSRSSDHQGGSTAERCDDSNDVATDLELKMPGSSTPQLKRPSNHRGKIGVLQMDAHQVGILHLKLFRIAPPTA; from the exons ATGGATCATTGGAAATCCGACGATTTCTCAGCTGCTTCGGCTCCTTCTTCTACTCAACCTCTCCCCTGCGGTCGCCCCCACAACTCCAACTCCGATTCCAg GCAAAGACTTGATGTAGAAACGAAGGACCCGATTGTTGCCAGAAAAGTTCAGAAAGCAGACCGCGAAAAGTTGAGGAGGGATCGACTCAATGAGCATTTTTTTGAGTTGGGCAACACATTAG TTCATGGTGCACGTGCCCTAATTCTGAACAAACATGGACGCCCTTGTTATGTTGGAAATGCAGATCCGGATAGGCCCAAGAACGATAAGGCAACCATCCTTACCGACACAATTCAAATGTTGAAGGATTTAACCACTGATGTCAACAAACTAAAGGCCGAGTGTTCTGCACTTACTGATGAATCCCGTGAG CTAACGCAGGAGAAGAACGAGCTAAGAGAGGAGAAGGCATCTTTAAAATCTGATATTGAAAATCTAAACGTTCAGTATCAGCAGAGACTGAGAGTGATGTTTCCATGGGCTGGCATGGATCCTTCTGTTGTTATGGCTCCACCTTACTCATATCCAATGCCTGTGGCTGTCCCTTCCGGCCCAATTCCCATGCACCCATCACTTCAGTCGTATCCTTACTTTCAAGCTCAAAATCCTGCTGCTATGCCCAATCCCTGTTCAACTTTTGTGCCGTATCCAGCACCTGCCAATCCTCCTGTACAACAGCCATCACCGCTGTATGCATCCATCTCCCACCTTTCAAGCAAGCAAGATTCCAGGAGCAGATCATCAGATCATCAAGGGGGTAGCACTGCCGAAAGGTGTGATGACTCCAACGATGTGGCAACAGACCTTGAACTTAAGATGCCAGGATCTTCAACACCACAG TTAAAAAGGCCAAGCAATCACAGAGGAAAGATAGGAGTGTTACAGATGGATGCTCATCAAGTAGGCATTCTACATCTCAAGTTGTTCAGGATAGCTCCTCCAACAGCGTAG
- the LOC103400005 gene encoding transcription factor bHLH121-like isoform X1, with translation MDHWKSDDFSAASAPSSTQPLPCGRPHNSNSDSRQRLDVETKDPIVARKVQKADREKLRRDRLNEHFFELGNTLVHGARALILNKHGRPCYVGNADPDRPKNDKATILTDTIQMLKDLTTDVNKLKAECSALTDESRELTQEKNELREEKASLKSDIENLNVQYQQRLRVMFPWAGMDPSVVMAPPYSYPMPVAVPSGPIPMHPSLQSYPYFQAQNPAAMPNPCSTFVPYPAPANPPVQQPSPLYASISHLSSKQDSRSRSSDHQGGSTAERCDDSNDVATDLELKMPGSSTPQDSSSAVKKAKQSQRKDRSVTDGCSSSRHSTSQVVQDSSSNSVGDVPKPNK, from the exons ATGGATCATTGGAAATCCGACGATTTCTCAGCTGCTTCGGCTCCTTCTTCTACTCAACCTCTCCCCTGCGGTCGCCCCCACAACTCCAACTCCGATTCCAg GCAAAGACTTGATGTAGAAACGAAGGACCCGATTGTTGCCAGAAAAGTTCAGAAAGCAGACCGCGAAAAGTTGAGGAGGGATCGACTCAATGAGCATTTTTTTGAGTTGGGCAACACATTAG TTCATGGTGCACGTGCCCTAATTCTGAACAAACATGGACGCCCTTGTTATGTTGGAAATGCAGATCCGGATAGGCCCAAGAACGATAAGGCAACCATCCTTACCGACACAATTCAAATGTTGAAGGATTTAACCACTGATGTCAACAAACTAAAGGCCGAGTGTTCTGCACTTACTGATGAATCCCGTGAG CTAACGCAGGAGAAGAACGAGCTAAGAGAGGAGAAGGCATCTTTAAAATCTGATATTGAAAATCTAAACGTTCAGTATCAGCAGAGACTGAGAGTGATGTTTCCATGGGCTGGCATGGATCCTTCTGTTGTTATGGCTCCACCTTACTCATATCCAATGCCTGTGGCTGTCCCTTCCGGCCCAATTCCCATGCACCCATCACTTCAGTCGTATCCTTACTTTCAAGCTCAAAATCCTGCTGCTATGCCCAATCCCTGTTCAACTTTTGTGCCGTATCCAGCACCTGCCAATCCTCCTGTACAACAGCCATCACCGCTGTATGCATCCATCTCCCACCTTTCAAGCAAGCAAGATTCCAGGAGCAGATCATCAGATCATCAAGGGGGTAGCACTGCCGAAAGGTGTGATGACTCCAACGATGTGGCAACAGACCTTGAACTTAAGATGCCAGGATCTTCAACACCACAG GATTCATCTTCTGCAGTTAAAAAGGCCAAGCAATCACAGAGGAAAGATAGGAGTGTTACAGATGGATGCTCATCAAGTAGGCATTCTACATCTCAAGTTGTTCAGGATAGCTCCTCCAACAGCGTAGGTGACGTCCCTAAGCCTAACAAATGA
- the LOC103400005 gene encoding transcription factor bHLH121-like isoform X3, with the protein MDHWKSDDFSAASAPSSTQPLPCGRPHNSNSDSRQRLDVETKDPIVARKVQKADREKLRRDRLNEHFFELGNTLDPDRPKNDKATILTDTIQMLKDLTTDVNKLKAECSALTDESRELTQEKNELREEKASLKSDIENLNVQYQQRLRVMFPWAGMDPSVVMAPPYSYPMPVAVPSGPIPMHPSLQSYPYFQAQNPAAMPNPCSTFVPYPAPANPPVQQPSPLYASISHLSSKQDSRSRSSDHQGGSTAERCDDSNDVATDLELKMPGSSTPQDSSSAVKKAKQSQRKDRSVTDGCSSSRHSTSQVVQDSSSNSVGDVPKPNK; encoded by the exons ATGGATCATTGGAAATCCGACGATTTCTCAGCTGCTTCGGCTCCTTCTTCTACTCAACCTCTCCCCTGCGGTCGCCCCCACAACTCCAACTCCGATTCCAg GCAAAGACTTGATGTAGAAACGAAGGACCCGATTGTTGCCAGAAAAGTTCAGAAAGCAGACCGCGAAAAGTTGAGGAGGGATCGACTCAATGAGCATTTTTTTGAGTTGGGCAACACATTAG ATCCGGATAGGCCCAAGAACGATAAGGCAACCATCCTTACCGACACAATTCAAATGTTGAAGGATTTAACCACTGATGTCAACAAACTAAAGGCCGAGTGTTCTGCACTTACTGATGAATCCCGTGAG CTAACGCAGGAGAAGAACGAGCTAAGAGAGGAGAAGGCATCTTTAAAATCTGATATTGAAAATCTAAACGTTCAGTATCAGCAGAGACTGAGAGTGATGTTTCCATGGGCTGGCATGGATCCTTCTGTTGTTATGGCTCCACCTTACTCATATCCAATGCCTGTGGCTGTCCCTTCCGGCCCAATTCCCATGCACCCATCACTTCAGTCGTATCCTTACTTTCAAGCTCAAAATCCTGCTGCTATGCCCAATCCCTGTTCAACTTTTGTGCCGTATCCAGCACCTGCCAATCCTCCTGTACAACAGCCATCACCGCTGTATGCATCCATCTCCCACCTTTCAAGCAAGCAAGATTCCAGGAGCAGATCATCAGATCATCAAGGGGGTAGCACTGCCGAAAGGTGTGATGACTCCAACGATGTGGCAACAGACCTTGAACTTAAGATGCCAGGATCTTCAACACCACAG GATTCATCTTCTGCAGTTAAAAAGGCCAAGCAATCACAGAGGAAAGATAGGAGTGTTACAGATGGATGCTCATCAAGTAGGCATTCTACATCTCAAGTTGTTCAGGATAGCTCCTCCAACAGCGTAGGTGACGTCCCTAAGCCTAACAAATGA